A window from Vulcanimicrobium alpinum encodes these proteins:
- a CDS encoding cytochrome d ubiquinol oxidase subunit II, which translates to MTLPLAAAAIALIVIALYAVFGGADFGGGVWDLLASGPRREAQRDTISNAIGPVWESNHVWLIFLIVVMFTCFPPAFADLMTYLNAPLTLALIGIVLRGAAFVFRNYASDSPAMARNWTITFGIASILAPFFLGDAAGAVAAGDYAWLSPFAFSVGLFAVALFAQVAAVFLLQETPRGRLRDDFRRRAIRGTVAVWVVGLLPATLARSVAPQFFAALTSLAAATAIAIAVLLGIAAMVLVARGNDQLARVAVGAEVVAVLGGWFGAQAPAIVPGRWTIDAAAASPPMLQAFLIATLCGAVVLIPSLVLLFAVFKGPISSR; encoded by the coding sequence GTGACGCTGCCGCTCGCCGCCGCCGCGATCGCGCTGATCGTCATCGCGCTCTACGCGGTGTTCGGCGGCGCCGACTTCGGCGGCGGCGTGTGGGATCTGCTCGCCAGCGGGCCGCGGCGCGAAGCGCAGCGCGACACGATCTCCAATGCGATCGGCCCGGTGTGGGAATCGAATCACGTCTGGCTGATCTTCCTGATCGTCGTCATGTTCACGTGCTTTCCGCCCGCGTTCGCCGACCTGATGACGTATCTGAACGCACCGCTGACGCTCGCGCTGATCGGAATCGTCCTGCGCGGCGCGGCGTTCGTGTTCCGCAATTACGCCTCGGACTCGCCCGCGATGGCGCGCAACTGGACGATCACGTTCGGGATCGCCTCGATTCTCGCGCCGTTCTTCCTCGGTGATGCGGCGGGCGCGGTGGCGGCCGGCGACTACGCGTGGCTTTCGCCGTTCGCCTTCTCCGTCGGCCTGTTCGCGGTGGCGCTGTTCGCACAGGTCGCGGCCGTGTTCTTGCTGCAGGAGACGCCGCGCGGCCGACTGCGCGACGATTTCCGGCGGCGCGCGATCCGCGGGACGGTCGCGGTGTGGGTCGTCGGGCTGCTGCCGGCGACGCTTGCCCGCAGCGTCGCGCCGCAGTTCTTCGCAGCGCTCACCTCGCTGGCGGCGGCCACGGCGATCGCGATCGCGGTCCTGCTCGGCATCGCGGCAATGGTGCTGGTCGCGCGCGGCAACGATCAGCTCGCGCGGGTTGCGGTCGGCGCGGAGGTGGTCGCGGTGCTGGGCGGATGGTTCGGCGCGCAGGCCCCCGCGATCGTCCCGGGCCGCTGGACGATCGATGCGGCCGCGGCGTCGCCGCCGATGCTGCAAGCGTTTCTGATCGCGACGCTCTGCGGCGCCGTGGTGCTGATCCCGTCGCTGGTCCTGCTCTTCGCGGTCTTCAAAGGCCCGATCTCGTCACGCTGA
- a CDS encoding cytochrome ubiquinol oxidase subunit I: MDHVIAARAQMGTSLAFHIVFAAMGVGLPLLVLIAEGMWLRTKRRAYYDLARTWSKGMAILFAVGAVSGTVLSFELGLLWPTFMKYAGGIIGLPFSLEGFAFFIEAIFIGLYLYGWERLSPRAHWLTAWPIAISGAISAGFVTTANAWMNMPTGFRIVDGKVVDVQPLVAMFSPPWLVEVVHTTVAAYVVTGFGAAAVCAFALLRRSADERRDQVLAGLRIAMAVALVAIPLQMVVGDVIARFDAEHEPAKFASLEALRTTQRYAPITIGGIVDPQTYEERFGIVVPGALSVLVAFDPRAQVTGLDRIAPADRPPVPIVHYSFDTMVGTASLLLAVALAWALFALRRWTMPRWLYAAIAVSGPLSVVTLEAGWFVTEFGRQPWVARGLLRTSDAVTIAPGLDVQFYAFSFLYVILALTCWWLLARVGGKAHGGERSSLAPSTS; the protein is encoded by the coding sequence ATGGATCACGTGATCGCGGCGCGCGCGCAAATGGGGACGTCGCTTGCGTTCCACATCGTGTTTGCCGCGATGGGCGTCGGGTTGCCGCTGCTCGTGCTGATCGCCGAGGGGATGTGGCTGCGCACGAAGCGCCGCGCATACTACGACCTTGCTCGCACCTGGTCGAAGGGGATGGCGATCCTGTTCGCCGTCGGCGCCGTCTCCGGCACCGTCCTCTCGTTCGAACTCGGCCTGCTGTGGCCGACGTTCATGAAGTACGCCGGCGGGATCATCGGCCTGCCGTTTTCGCTCGAGGGCTTCGCCTTCTTCATCGAAGCGATCTTCATCGGGCTCTACCTCTACGGCTGGGAGCGGCTGAGCCCGCGCGCGCACTGGCTGACGGCGTGGCCGATCGCGATCAGCGGCGCGATCTCGGCGGGGTTCGTGACGACCGCGAACGCGTGGATGAACATGCCGACCGGCTTCCGCATCGTCGACGGCAAGGTGGTCGACGTGCAGCCGCTCGTCGCGATGTTCAGCCCGCCGTGGCTGGTCGAGGTCGTGCACACGACCGTCGCGGCGTACGTCGTGACGGGCTTCGGCGCGGCCGCGGTGTGCGCGTTCGCGCTGCTGCGGCGCAGCGCGGACGAGCGGCGCGATCAGGTGCTGGCAGGGCTGCGCATTGCAATGGCGGTCGCGCTCGTCGCGATCCCGCTGCAGATGGTGGTGGGCGACGTGATCGCGCGCTTCGACGCCGAACACGAGCCGGCGAAATTCGCATCGCTCGAAGCGCTGCGCACCACCCAACGCTACGCGCCGATCACGATCGGCGGGATCGTCGATCCGCAGACCTACGAAGAACGCTTCGGGATCGTCGTCCCGGGCGCGCTCAGCGTCCTGGTCGCCTTCGATCCGCGCGCGCAGGTCACCGGGCTCGACCGCATCGCCCCCGCGGATCGGCCGCCGGTTCCCATCGTTCACTATAGTTTCGATACGATGGTAGGAACGGCGTCGCTGCTGCTCGCCGTCGCGCTGGCGTGGGCGTTGTTCGCGCTGCGGCGCTGGACGATGCCGCGCTGGCTCTACGCCGCGATCGCCGTCAGCGGGCCGCTCTCGGTCGTCACGCTCGAAGCGGGCTGGTTCGTCACCGAGTTCGGACGCCAGCCCTGGGTAGCACGCGGCCTGCTGCGCACGAGCGATGCGGTGACGATCGCACCGGGCCTCGACGTGCAGTTCTACGCGTTCTCGTTCCTCTACGTGATTCTCGCGCTGACATGCTGGTGGCTGCTCGCGCGCGTCGGCGGGAAAGCGCACGGCGGCGAGCGCTCCTCGCTCGCGCCGAGCACGTCGTGA
- a CDS encoding bifunctional YncE family protein/alkaline phosphatase family protein: protein MKRTALIAILSACALASAAVAASSVTTLPTGWKIRGNDGPVATVGTLPTGLVLSRDGSLLIELEAGHRKPALRVFDAATLRELRSLPLNGAYGAPLRDADGDGVWVAVPGTFQEQIAHVDVATATVDRAVSLPLPFYPVALAHARGGRLAVAGDVANRVAIVDPAAQRMIGGYDVGHHPAAVLSSPDGTRLYVAERGTDAVDVVGAVRAHIVVGRHPDALAADATHLYVADSDDDDVAVVDLATNRVVQHARIPFARAGAFGASPNALALDGDRLYVSCGAANAIAVFRTGPHGLVPLGAIPTGWYPTAIAVDRAHGALYVADGKGESGHANPRFSPLVRGPDVDFIADNLAGSIRRLAIPDDAALQHGLADVRDLAQHDDVPSSPVVRANGPIKHVIYVIKENRTYDQILGDVAGADGDASLVMFGEKITPNQHAIVKRFGVFDRFFEDAHVSADGHNWATAAFANDYLEKMWPQNYASRRPFYDFEDGAEAAVPHGGYLWDDAARAGVSLRNYGEFVSGGPSGPTPVSTSSEVLGKTTDRNYATFDMSVEDVDRFTEWKREFDAYEARRALPQLEIVRFPRDHTSGTRAGAVTPQGMVADNDLAVGKLVDAISHSPDWSSTAIFVLEDDAQNGPDHVDEQRSTFYLASPYAAGGVQHAAYTQASVLRTIEILLGLPPMSAYDAGAPALSAAFTATPNLAPFDALPAQIDVRAKNGAAAYRAADSARFDLAAADRVDDATMNDVLWHAVRGVRATPPPYGAFR from the coding sequence GTGAAACGGACCGCACTCATCGCGATCCTGAGCGCCTGCGCGCTCGCCTCGGCCGCCGTCGCCGCAAGCAGCGTGACGACGCTGCCGACCGGCTGGAAGATCCGCGGCAACGACGGCCCGGTCGCGACCGTCGGCACGCTGCCGACCGGCCTCGTCCTTTCGCGCGACGGTTCGCTGTTGATCGAACTCGAAGCCGGTCACCGCAAGCCCGCGCTGCGCGTCTTCGATGCGGCGACGCTGCGCGAACTGCGCAGCCTTCCGCTCAACGGCGCATACGGCGCGCCGCTCCGCGACGCGGACGGCGACGGCGTGTGGGTCGCGGTCCCGGGGACGTTTCAAGAACAGATCGCGCACGTCGACGTCGCAACCGCGACGGTCGATCGCGCCGTCTCGCTCCCGCTTCCGTTCTATCCGGTTGCGCTCGCGCACGCGCGCGGCGGCCGTCTCGCCGTTGCCGGCGACGTGGCGAACCGCGTCGCGATCGTCGATCCGGCCGCGCAGCGGATGATCGGCGGCTACGACGTCGGTCATCATCCCGCGGCGGTGCTCTCGTCGCCCGACGGCACGCGACTGTACGTCGCGGAGCGCGGCACCGACGCCGTCGACGTCGTCGGCGCGGTGCGCGCGCACATCGTCGTCGGCCGTCATCCCGACGCGCTCGCCGCCGATGCGACGCACCTCTACGTCGCCGACAGCGACGACGACGACGTCGCCGTCGTCGATCTCGCGACGAACCGCGTCGTGCAGCACGCGCGCATCCCGTTCGCGCGCGCGGGTGCCTTCGGCGCATCGCCCAACGCGCTGGCCCTCGACGGCGACCGCCTCTACGTCAGCTGCGGCGCGGCGAACGCGATCGCCGTCTTCCGCACCGGTCCGCACGGACTCGTGCCGCTCGGCGCGATCCCGACCGGCTGGTATCCGACGGCGATCGCCGTCGACCGCGCGCACGGCGCGCTCTACGTCGCGGACGGAAAAGGCGAGTCCGGCCACGCCAACCCGCGCTTCAGCCCGCTCGTGCGCGGCCCTGACGTGGACTTCATCGCCGACAACCTCGCAGGCTCGATCCGCCGTCTCGCGATCCCCGACGACGCTGCGCTGCAGCACGGTCTCGCCGACGTGCGCGATCTCGCGCAGCACGACGACGTGCCGAGCAGCCCCGTGGTGCGCGCGAACGGACCGATCAAGCACGTGATCTACGTGATCAAAGAGAACCGCACGTACGACCAGATTCTCGGCGACGTCGCGGGCGCCGACGGCGATGCGTCGCTGGTGATGTTCGGCGAGAAGATCACGCCGAACCAGCACGCGATCGTCAAGCGTTTCGGCGTCTTCGACCGTTTCTTCGAGGACGCGCATGTGAGCGCCGACGGGCACAACTGGGCGACGGCCGCGTTCGCGAACGACTATCTCGAGAAGATGTGGCCGCAGAACTACGCGAGCCGGCGTCCGTTCTACGATTTCGAAGACGGCGCCGAGGCCGCCGTCCCCCACGGCGGTTATCTTTGGGACGACGCCGCGCGCGCCGGCGTGAGCCTGCGCAACTACGGCGAGTTCGTCAGCGGCGGCCCGAGCGGGCCGACGCCCGTCTCGACGTCCAGCGAGGTGCTGGGCAAGACCACCGATCGCAACTACGCGACGTTCGACATGAGCGTCGAGGACGTCGACCGCTTCACCGAGTGGAAGCGCGAGTTCGACGCCTACGAAGCGCGCCGAGCGCTCCCGCAGCTCGAGATCGTGCGTTTCCCGCGCGACCACACCTCGGGGACGCGCGCCGGCGCGGTGACGCCGCAGGGGATGGTCGCCGACAACGATCTCGCCGTCGGCAAACTCGTCGACGCGATCTCGCATTCGCCCGATTGGAGCAGCACCGCGATCTTCGTGCTCGAAGACGATGCGCAGAACGGTCCCGATCACGTCGACGAACAGCGCTCGACGTTCTACCTCGCCTCGCCCTACGCCGCCGGCGGCGTGCAGCACGCGGCGTACACGCAGGCGTCCGTCCTGCGCACGATCGAGATCCTGCTCGGGTTGCCGCCGATGTCGGCCTACGACGCCGGCGCGCCGGCGCTGAGCGCGGCGTTCACCGCGACGCCGAACCTGGCGCCGTTCGACGCCCTTCCCGCGCAGATCGACGTGCGCGCGAAGAACGGCGCCGCCGCCTATCGCGCGGCCGACAGCGCGCGCTTCGATCTCGCCGCCGCCGACCGCGTCGACGACGCGACGATGAACGATGTCCTCTGGCATGCGGTCCGCGGGGTGCGCGCGACGCCGCCGCCGTATGGAGCGTTCCGATGA
- the chrA gene encoding chromate efflux transporter encodes MREVFTTFLRLGLTSFGGPIAHLGYFRRTLVEERGWLDEPAYARIVALCSVLPGPTSSQVGMLIGLVRAGAPGALLAWLGFTLPSAVLMALIAWALGSAGGHDPPVWFAGLLDGLFAAAAAVVAQAVLALGKSLCTDAPTKTLAFAAAIVALALRPLPGLQWLPIALGAACGALWFRDAVRAEALPIRVPRTVAAVAALVFVALLAVTVLPDGPVVALLATIVRAGSLVFGGGHVVLPLLHGLVADGLIGERQFFAGYGAAQAMPGPLFTFASYLGFANASPLHGALGALAATVLIFAPSFALIFAIAPVWNRLAALPGAGGALRGANASVVGLLGAVLYDPIVVSLGTGWPRVAIALAAYALIAVWNVAPWIVVLGAAALGALLGS; translated from the coding sequence GTGCGCGAGGTGTTCACGACGTTCCTCCGCCTCGGGTTGACGTCGTTCGGCGGACCGATCGCGCATCTGGGCTACTTCCGGCGCACCCTCGTCGAGGAACGCGGCTGGCTCGACGAGCCCGCGTATGCGCGCATCGTCGCGCTGTGCTCCGTGCTTCCCGGCCCCACGTCGAGCCAGGTCGGCATGCTGATCGGGCTCGTTCGCGCGGGGGCGCCCGGCGCGCTCCTGGCGTGGCTGGGTTTCACCCTGCCGTCGGCGGTGCTGATGGCGCTGATCGCCTGGGCACTCGGGAGCGCCGGCGGCCACGATCCGCCGGTGTGGTTCGCGGGATTGCTCGACGGACTGTTCGCCGCCGCGGCCGCGGTCGTCGCGCAGGCCGTGCTGGCGCTCGGGAAATCGCTATGCACCGACGCACCGACGAAGACGCTCGCGTTTGCGGCGGCGATCGTGGCGCTGGCGCTGCGGCCCCTGCCCGGACTGCAGTGGCTGCCGATCGCGCTCGGCGCGGCGTGCGGCGCGCTCTGGTTCCGCGACGCGGTGCGCGCCGAAGCGCTGCCGATCCGCGTTCCGCGGACGGTCGCCGCGGTCGCGGCGCTTGTGTTCGTCGCCCTGCTCGCGGTCACGGTGCTGCCGGACGGCCCGGTCGTCGCGCTGCTTGCGACGATCGTGCGCGCCGGCTCGCTGGTGTTCGGCGGCGGTCACGTCGTGCTGCCGCTGCTGCACGGGCTCGTCGCCGACGGCCTGATCGGCGAGCGTCAGTTCTTCGCCGGTTACGGCGCGGCGCAGGCGATGCCGGGGCCGCTGTTCACCTTCGCCTCGTACCTCGGCTTCGCGAACGCATCGCCGCTGCACGGCGCGCTCGGAGCGCTGGCCGCGACGGTGCTGATCTTCGCACCGTCGTTCGCGCTGATCTTCGCGATCGCGCCGGTGTGGAATCGCCTCGCCGCGCTCCCCGGCGCCGGCGGCGCGCTGCGCGGCGCGAACGCGAGCGTCGTCGGCCTGCTCGGCGCCGTACTGTACGATCCGATCGTCGTCTCGCTGGGGACGGGCTGGCCGCGCGTCGCGATCGCGCTTGCGGCCTACGCGCTGATCGCGGTGTGGAACGTCGCGCCGTGGATCGTCGTACTCGGGGCCGCGGCGCTCGGGGCGCTGCTCGGCTCGTAA
- a CDS encoding branched-chain amino acid transaminase, whose amino-acid sequence MHLGDLTVYHDGRFTRYDDAKIGLLTHGLQYGTGCFEGVRGFWNAHEEELYLLELAPHYDRLAQSARILLMQLPHTTAELIDISIELCVRNAFRGDVYLRPFSYKANEDIGVRLHDVRDAFAIVAIPFDRYFDTARGLRCGVSSWRRMDDTMAPARGKITGIYVNSALAKSEAIMNGLDEAIMLSAEGHVSEGSAENLFIVRRGMLHTPDASQNILEGVTRRAVMTLAREELGIETVERPIDRSELFIADECFITGSAAGIQWIESIDHRQVGDGQRGPISAALIDLYDRAVRGNVPKYAHWLTPAYAQRKAAAR is encoded by the coding sequence ATGCACCTCGGCGACCTGACGGTCTATCACGACGGCCGATTCACCCGCTACGACGACGCGAAGATCGGCCTGCTGACGCACGGCCTGCAATACGGGACGGGGTGCTTCGAGGGCGTGCGCGGCTTCTGGAACGCGCACGAGGAAGAACTCTACCTGCTCGAGCTCGCGCCGCACTACGACCGCCTGGCGCAGTCGGCGCGCATCCTGCTCATGCAGCTTCCGCACACCACCGCCGAACTGATCGACATCAGCATCGAGCTGTGCGTGCGCAACGCGTTCCGCGGCGACGTCTACCTGCGTCCGTTCTCGTACAAGGCCAACGAGGACATCGGCGTGCGGCTGCACGACGTGCGCGACGCGTTCGCGATCGTCGCGATTCCGTTCGACCGCTATTTCGACACCGCGCGCGGCCTGCGCTGCGGGGTGAGCTCGTGGCGGCGGATGGACGACACGATGGCGCCCGCCCGCGGCAAGATCACCGGGATCTACGTCAACAGCGCGCTGGCGAAGAGCGAAGCGATCATGAACGGATTAGACGAGGCGATCATGCTCTCGGCCGAAGGCCACGTCAGCGAAGGCTCGGCGGAAAACCTCTTCATCGTGCGCCGCGGCATGCTGCACACGCCCGACGCGTCGCAGAACATCCTCGAAGGCGTGACCCGCCGCGCGGTGATGACGCTCGCGCGCGAGGAGCTCGGGATCGAAACCGTCGAGCGTCCGATCGACCGCAGCGAACTCTTCATCGCCGATGAGTGCTTCATCACCGGGAGCGCCGCGGGGATCCAGTGGATCGAGTCGATCGACCATCGTCAGGTCGGCGACGGTCAGCGCGGCCCGATCTCGGCGGCGCTGATCGACCTCTACGATCGCGCCGTCCGCGGCAACGTGCCGAAGTACGCGCATTGGCTGACGCCGGCATACGCGCAGCGCAAGGCCGCCGCGCGCTGA
- a CDS encoding glycosyltransferase family 39 protein: MADAGIRAAQGRRALNASARSWFTDRIALAVALPVLAVHAAFAGRYDFFRDELYFIVCGKHPSFGYVDQPPLVPLLAAALYGASHSVWLLRLPCVLAAALLVVLVVRFVRLLGGGDGAAVAAALAAACAPMLVGISGTLNTTIFEPLAWTAVAYALARAVLLDDRRALL, encoded by the coding sequence TTGGCTGACGCCGGCATACGCGCAGCGCAAGGCCGCCGCGCGCTGAACGCATCGGCGCGATCCTGGTTCACCGACCGGATCGCGCTCGCCGTCGCGCTGCCGGTGCTCGCGGTCCACGCCGCGTTCGCCGGGCGCTACGATTTCTTCCGCGACGAGCTGTACTTCATCGTCTGCGGGAAGCATCCGTCGTTCGGCTACGTCGATCAGCCGCCGCTGGTTCCGCTGCTCGCCGCCGCACTCTACGGCGCCTCGCACAGCGTGTGGCTGCTGCGGCTCCCGTGCGTGCTCGCTGCGGCGCTGCTCGTGGTGCTAGTCGTGCGCTTCGTCCGGCTTCTCGGCGGAGGCGACGGCGCCGCGGTCGCGGCCGCGCTCGCCGCGGCGTGCGCGCCGATGCTCGTCGGGATCAGCGGGACGCTCAACACGACGATCTTCGAACCGCTCGCATGGACGGCGGTCGCGTACGCGCTGGCCCGCGCCGTGCTCCTCGACGACCGGCGAGCGCTGCTATAG
- a CDS encoding serine hydrolase yields MSVSSLWCAPVSAAPAAAAPGPLADFQAQLALASMHAPGHVAIAVEDVATGFETGVNAGLEMPAASTIKIPVMVEVFRQLAAGTFDLNDKMHVTAADRDWGYGDLCDAPAGKGYTISQLLSLMIDVSDNTATNMLIRHVGRQRINATMRELGLTHTRLADFIRSDGDGIRWALRSSPADMARLLTDMAKEQLIDEWSSRAMIRILRGQKHNSLLPQPLPSGTAIAHKTGTLHDTLNDVGIVYLGEDPYVIAVMTTDLPTLDAGRSFIRGVSRMAYNALGRFASWREEYGVPGLPAAPASDAPPATPDQRMWTPAQPAPAAPAPAMPAVPSAEALTNGTPQSR; encoded by the coding sequence TTGAGCGTTTCTTCGCTATGGTGTGCTCCGGTATCGGCCGCGCCCGCGGCTGCGGCACCGGGCCCGCTGGCGGATTTCCAAGCCCAGCTCGCGCTGGCGTCGATGCACGCGCCCGGTCACGTCGCGATCGCGGTCGAGGACGTCGCCACCGGATTCGAAACTGGCGTCAACGCCGGACTCGAGATGCCGGCCGCCTCCACGATCAAGATCCCGGTGATGGTCGAGGTCTTCCGCCAGCTAGCGGCCGGGACGTTCGATCTGAACGACAAGATGCACGTGACCGCTGCCGATCGCGACTGGGGCTACGGCGACCTGTGCGACGCGCCGGCGGGCAAGGGCTACACGATCTCGCAGCTGCTCTCGCTCATGATCGACGTCAGCGACAACACCGCGACGAACATGCTGATCCGGCACGTCGGGCGCCAGCGCATCAACGCCACGATGCGCGAACTCGGCCTCACCCACACGCGGCTCGCCGACTTCATCCGCTCCGACGGCGACGGGATCCGCTGGGCGCTCCGCTCGAGCCCGGCCGACATGGCGCGCCTCCTCACCGACATGGCGAAAGAACAGCTCATCGACGAGTGGTCCTCGCGCGCGATGATCCGCATTTTGCGCGGCCAGAAACACAACAGCCTGCTCCCGCAGCCGCTGCCCAGCGGCACGGCGATCGCGCACAAGACCGGAACCCTGCACGACACGCTCAACGACGTCGGGATCGTCTATCTCGGCGAGGACCCGTACGTGATCGCGGTGATGACGACCGACCTGCCGACGCTCGATGCGGGACGCTCGTTCATCCGCGGCGTCTCGCGGATGGCGTACAACGCGCTCGGCCGCTTCGCGTCATGGCGCGAAGAGTACGGCGTGCCGGGCTTGCCGGCCGCGCCCGCGAGCGATGCCCCGCCGGCGACGCCGGATCAGCGGATGTGGACGCCGGCGCAGCCGGCGCCGGCCGCACCCGCGCCGGCCATGCCCGCGGTCCCGTCGGCGGAAGCGCTGACGAACGGCACGCCGCAGTCGCGCTGA
- a CDS encoding ABC transporter permease gives MNGAGAAILAVLGLTLVKATPLIFAALGGVVSERSGVVNIGLEAILIAGAFVAVVVSGVTGSPILGALAGIVAGALIAALLAFAATRLAVDQIVAGTGLNIATLAAAAFGLVLVYHRPGASDEVPSLGHTGEIALIVIAFACAAALHVALDRTPWGLRVRACGEDPGAAEAAGIDALRTRFGAVVLGGAIAALGGVYLSLAELDLYSDGMTAGRGFIALAAVIFGRWTPLGATGAALFFGFFAALQYSLQRAGVPSELMQALPYLAAVVALAGFAGRVRAPASDGVPYVRQ, from the coding sequence GTGAACGGCGCCGGCGCGGCGATCCTGGCCGTTCTCGGGCTCACCCTCGTGAAGGCGACGCCGCTGATCTTCGCCGCGCTCGGCGGCGTGGTCAGCGAACGCTCGGGCGTGGTCAACATCGGGCTCGAAGCGATCCTGATTGCCGGCGCGTTCGTCGCGGTCGTCGTCAGCGGCGTGACCGGAAGCCCGATCCTGGGCGCGCTGGCCGGGATCGTCGCCGGCGCGCTGATCGCGGCGCTGCTGGCGTTCGCGGCGACGCGGCTCGCCGTCGACCAGATCGTCGCCGGCACCGGGCTCAACATCGCGACGCTCGCCGCGGCGGCGTTCGGTCTCGTGCTGGTCTACCATCGGCCGGGCGCGTCGGACGAAGTGCCGTCGCTCGGCCATACGGGAGAGATCGCTCTGATCGTCATCGCGTTCGCCTGCGCCGCGGCCCTGCACGTCGCGCTCGACCGCACGCCCTGGGGTCTGCGCGTGCGCGCGTGCGGCGAGGATCCCGGCGCGGCCGAAGCGGCCGGGATCGATGCTCTTCGCACGCGCTTCGGCGCGGTCGTGCTCGGCGGGGCGATCGCCGCGCTCGGCGGCGTGTATCTTTCCCTTGCCGAGCTCGACCTCTACTCCGACGGGATGACCGCGGGCCGCGGCTTCATCGCGCTCGCCGCCGTCATCTTCGGCCGCTGGACGCCGCTCGGCGCCACCGGCGCGGCCCTCTTCTTCGGGTTCTTCGCGGCACTGCAGTACTCGCTGCAGCGGGCCGGCGTTCCGAGCGAGCTGATGCAGGCGCTGCCGTATCTCGCCGCCGTCGTCGCGCTGGCCGGGTTTGCCGGCCGCGTCCGCGCGCCCGCCTCGGACGGCGTTCCGTACGTCCGCCAGTGA
- a CDS encoding ABC transporter permease: MNATPLLRSRAFRDIAGVIVLVFGVGSIAMALAHVSPIAGFGALFDGAFGTKEEVAETLVQATNLLFPALGIAVAFRAGLFNIGAEGQLVLGGFAAGWLGAQLPLPAFLAIPLVLLAGAAAGGIWGAIPGFLRARFGANEVIATLMLNFIATLLATYLVNGPLALSNASPGETPTLPASATLPDLVADSRLTWAFVIALVLAFALRWVLARTVFGYELRAAGDAPEAAKRAGIDLGRTAFVAMALSGAIAGLGGATIVAGELHRFNTGLSPGYGFIAIAVALVGNLDPLWIIVASLAFGVLTSGGIAMQAEANVPREVVALVTGLVIIALAGRRVVASGRTT, translated from the coding sequence GTGAACGCGACCCCCCTTCTGCGCAGCCGCGCGTTCCGCGACATCGCGGGCGTGATCGTCCTCGTCTTCGGCGTCGGGTCGATCGCGATGGCGCTCGCCCACGTCTCGCCGATCGCCGGCTTCGGCGCGCTCTTCGACGGCGCGTTCGGCACGAAAGAAGAGGTCGCCGAGACGCTGGTGCAGGCGACGAACCTGCTCTTCCCCGCGCTCGGGATCGCGGTCGCGTTTCGCGCCGGACTGTTCAACATCGGCGCGGAGGGACAACTGGTGCTGGGCGGCTTCGCCGCGGGCTGGCTCGGCGCGCAGCTTCCGCTCCCCGCGTTCCTCGCGATTCCGCTCGTTCTGCTTGCGGGTGCTGCGGCGGGCGGGATCTGGGGCGCGATCCCCGGCTTCCTACGCGCGCGCTTCGGCGCCAACGAAGTGATCGCGACGCTGATGCTCAACTTCATCGCGACGCTGCTGGCGACGTACCTGGTGAACGGCCCGCTCGCGCTCTCGAACGCAAGCCCGGGCGAGACGCCGACGCTCCCGGCCTCGGCGACGCTTCCCGATCTGGTCGCCGACTCGCGCCTCACCTGGGCGTTCGTCATCGCGCTGGTGCTCGCGTTCGCGCTGCGCTGGGTCTTGGCACGCACCGTGTTCGGCTACGAATTGCGCGCCGCCGGCGATGCGCCGGAAGCGGCGAAACGCGCCGGGATCGATCTGGGACGGACCGCGTTCGTCGCGATGGCGCTCTCGGGCGCGATCGCCGGGCTCGGCGGCGCGACGATCGTTGCCGGCGAACTTCACCGGTTCAACACCGGCCTCTCGCCCGGTTACGGTTTCATCGCGATCGCCGTCGCGCTCGTCGGCAACCTCGACCCGCTCTGGATCATCGTCGCCTCGCTCGCCTTCGGCGTGCTGACCAGCGGCGGCATCGCGATGCAGGCCGAGGCGAACGTCCCGCGCGAGGTGGTGGCGCTGGTGACGGGGCTGGTGATCATCGCGCTCGCCGGCCGGCGCGTCGTCGCGAGCGGGAGGACGACGTGA